Below is a window of Bacillota bacterium DNA.
GAAGCCGGCTACGCCGCCTGGCGGGCGGCCTGGGCCTGGTCGTGCTGGTGGCGGCGGGCCTGCTCTGGTGGTGGCAGAGCGGCAGACCCGCCGCCGGCGGGCGGGGGGAGAGCGCCGTCGGCGAGACGCCGGCGGGGGCGGCCGCGACGGCCGCCGCCGGCAGCGGGACGCGCTGGGAGGAGGGAGGGGCGGCCGCGGCGCCCGCGGAGCCCGCCGCCGAGCCCTCCCCGGCCGCGGAGGGAGGCGCTCCCGCCACCATCCGCGTCCACGTGGCCGGAGCCGTCCGCCGGCCCGGGCTCTACACGCTCCCGGCCGGCGCGCGGCTGGGCGAGGCGGTGGAGGCGGCGGGCGGGCTGAGCGGGGAGGCGGCGGCGGACCTGCTCAACCTGGCGGCGGTGCTGGTGGACGGCGTCCGCGTCACCGTGCCCACGCGCCGGGAGGCGGCCCGTTTCCCGGGCTGGCCCGTCCTCTCCACCGACCCCGGCGCCGGCGCGGAGGGGGCGGCGCCCGCGCCGCCGGCCCGGGCGGGTGGCGGCTCCGGGGCGGGGACGGCCACGACGGGCGGCGCGGCCCTCCTGGACCTCAACCGCGCCAGTGCCGAGGAGCTGGACCGGCTGCCCGGCATCGGCCCCGCCCGGGCGGCCGCCATCGTCGCCCTCCGCCAGGCCCGCGGCGGCTTCCGCTCGGTAGACGAGCTGCTGGAGGTGCGCGGCATCGGGCCGGCCCTCCTGGAAGAGCTGCGGGCGCTGGTCCGGGTCGGGCCGCCCTGAGCCGCACGCGGGGCGGGAGCCGGGCGGCTAGACTGTCGTGGGGGTGGGGCTGTGCGCGGCGAGATCCTCTCGGTGGGGACCGAGCTCCTCCTGGGCGAGATCGTCGACACCAACGCGGCCTGGCTGGCGACGCGCCTGGCGGAGCTGGGCGTGGACTGCCACTGGATCAGCCAGGTGGGCGACAACCCGGGCCGCATCGCGCGCCTCCTGGAGCTGGCGTGGGGCCGCTCGGAGCTGATCGTGACCAGCGGCGGCCTCGGGCCCACCGACGACGACGTGACGCGCGAGGCGGTGGCCGCCTTCCTGGGCGAGCCGCTGGAGGTGGACGCCGCCGAGCTGGAGCGCCAGCGCGCGCTGCGGCGGCGGCTGGGCCTGCCCGCGGGCAACGACCGGCAGGCGCGCCGGATCCCTTCGGCCCGCTTCCTGCCCAACCCGGCGGGCTCCGCCCCCGGCTGGTGGGTGGAAAGGGAGGGGCACCTGCTGGTGCTCCTGCCGGGGGTGCCGCGCGAGATGCGCGCCATGTGGGAGCAGGAGGTGGCTCCGGCCCTGGCTGGCCGGAGCGGCGCCGTGCTCCGGCGCCGCCGCCTGAAACTGGTCGGCATCGGCGAGTCGGCGGTGGCCGAGCGCCTGGCCGACCTGACGCCCGCGGCCAATCCCAGCGTGGCCACCTACGCCAAGGCCGGCGGGGTCGAGGTGCGCGTGGCCGTCAAGGGCCCGGCCGGGGAGGCGGAGGAGCGGCTGCGCGAGGTGGAGGCGGAGATCCGCCGGCGCCTGGGCGAGTACGTCTGGGGCGCCGACGAGGAGCGGCTGGAGGACGTGGTGGCCGCCCGCCTGGCGGCCGCGCCGGGCGACCTGGGGTTGGGCGAGGCCGGGACCCGCGGCCTCCTGGCGGCGACGCTGGCGCCGCTCCTGCCCGAGGTCCGGCTGCGCGCCGTAGAGATCCGGCCGGCCCCGGCGGGCGATCCGCGGGCGGAGGTGGAGCGCCTGGCCGCCGATCTGCGCCGCCGGGCTCCCGGCGCGCGCCTCCTCCTGGCCGCGCTGGCCCGGGAGGCGCGCACGGCGCCGGTCCCCCTGGGCGAGGTGGCGGCGGTGGCGCTCCTCGATCCGGAGGACGAGGAGCTGGCCCGGGAAGCCGTCCGGACCGTGCGCCCCTTCAGCACCGCCGGGCCCGAGCAGGGCGCGGTGCTGGCCGCACTGGACCTGGCGCGGCGGCGGCTCCCCGCCCCCTGAGGGCCGGTGGAGGCTCCGCTGGTCTGGCTGGCCGCCGGCTGGGCCGCGGGCGGCCTCCTGGCCGTGGCCTGGCGGCCCCCGCCCGGCCCGGGAGCGTGGCTGGCCGCGGCGGCCCTGGCCGGCCTCGCGGCCGTCGCCGCCCGCCTGGGCCACCGAGGGCCGGCGCTGGCCCAGGCCGCCGCCGCGCTGGCCCTCCTCCTGGTCTCCTTCCGGCTGGGGCCCGAGCCGCCTGCGGGTGCCGGACCGGCCGCGACGGGCGGCTGCGCCGCCGCGCACGTGGAGGCGACCGCGCAGGCCGCCGGCGGCGGTCTGCGGGCGGTCGTCCGCCTGGAGGGCGCCGCGGCCGCCGGCTGGAGCGGCCGCGCCGAGCTCTTCTGGCCGGGCGGGCCGGCGCCGGTGGCGGGCGAGCTCTGGCAGCTCTGCGGGAAGCTTCTCGTGCCGGCGGGAGCGGACAACCCGGGAGGGTTCGACCCGCGGTGGGAGCTGGCCGCGCGCGGCGTGCGCGCGCGGCTGGAGCCCGAGGGCCGCCCGCGCCGGCTGGCCGCCGCGCGCGGACCGGCGGCCCTGCGCGCGGCGCTGGAAGGCGGCGCCCGGGCGGTGCGGCGGGCGGCCGTCGACCGCCTGGATCGCTCGCTGCCGGCGCCCGAGGCGGCGGTTCTCGCCGCCCTTCTGCTGGGCGAGCGCGCCGGACTCGACGCCGGTCTGCAGCGCGCCTTCCAGCTGACCGGGCTGGTCCATCTGCTCTCCGTAAGCGGTCTGCACGTGGGCTTCCTGGTCCCCTGGCTGGAGCTCCCCTGGCGGCAGCGCGGACTGCGCGCCCGCTGGCTGGGCCTGGCCGCCGGCCTGGGCGGCTACGCGCTGCTGGCGGGCGGAGAGGCGCCGGTGGAGCGGGCGGTCTGGATGGCGCTGGCCGTGCGCGGCGGCGGCGTGCTGATGCGGCGGCCGCACGCGCCTTCGGCGCTGGCGCTGGCCTTCCTCCTGGTCACCCTGGCGAGGCCGGAGCGCGCGGGCGAGCTGGGGGTCCAGCTCTCGTTCCTGGCCACGGCCGGTCTCCTCGCCCTGCGCCCGCTCCTTGGGCGCGGCGGCTGGAGGCGGCTCCACCCCCTTCCCCGGGGGCTTCTCCAGGCGCTTCTGGTCTCGCTGGCCGCCCAGGCGGCCATTCTGCCGCTGCTCGTCGACCGCTTCGGCCGCGCCGGACCCTGGGGGCCGCTGCTCAACCTGGCGGCCGGCCCCCTGGTCGCCCTGCTCCTCCCCGCGGGTCTGGCCGGCCTCCCGCTGGCGGCCCTCCACCCGGCGCTGGCGCCGGCGCTGGCACCGGCCGGCCTCCTGGCGCACCTGCTGCGCCGCCTGGTGGAGGCGGGCGCGGCGCTGCCCGGCGCGGAACGGCTCCTGCCGCCCCCCGGCTGGGCGGCGCTGCCCTGGTACGGCGCCCTGGCCGCCCTGGCGGCACTGGTCGGCGGC
It encodes the following:
- a CDS encoding helix-hairpin-helix domain-containing protein, whose amino-acid sequence is MGSRLRRLAGGLGLVVLVAAGLLWWWQSGRPAAGGRGESAVGETPAGAAATAAAGSGTRWEEGGAAAAPAEPAAEPSPAAEGGAPATIRVHVAGAVRRPGLYTLPAGARLGEAVEAAGGLSGEAAADLLNLAAVLVDGVRVTVPTRREAARFPGWPVLSTDPGAGAEGAAPAPPARAGGGSGAGTATTGGAALLDLNRASAEELDRLPGIGPARAAAIVALRQARGGFRSVDELLEVRGIGPALLEELRALVRVGPP
- a CDS encoding ComEC/Rec2 family competence protein; the encoded protein is MEAPLVWLAAGWAAGGLLAVAWRPPPGPGAWLAAAALAGLAAVAARLGHRGPALAQAAAALALLLVSFRLGPEPPAGAGPAATGGCAAAHVEATAQAAGGGLRAVVRLEGAAAAGWSGRAELFWPGGPAPVAGELWQLCGKLLVPAGADNPGGFDPRWELAARGVRARLEPEGRPRRLAAARGPAALRAALEGGARAVRRAAVDRLDRSLPAPEAAVLAALLLGERAGLDAGLQRAFQLTGLVHLLSVSGLHVGFLVPWLELPWRQRGLRARWLGLAAGLGGYALLAGGEAPVERAVWMALAVRGGGVLMRRPHAPSALALAFLLVTLARPERAGELGVQLSFLATAGLLALRPLLGRGGWRRLHPLPRGLLQALLVSLAAQAAILPLLVDRFGRAGPWGPLLNLAAGPLVALLLPAGLAGLPLAALHPALAPALAPAGLLAHLLRRLVEAGAALPGAERLLPPPGWAALPWYGALAALAALVGGPSGGPRRRRLLALAGAGGVALALLAWLPAAPAPPEPEVVFLAVGQGDATLVRMPDGFTLLVDAGPARASGTAEILRRMRVRRLDAVAISHADADHAGGLPDLLGALPVGELWIGDPPGPGDRLLAEGVARARARGTRLLRLEEGWVGRRPGLEIRALNPPRSTGLAWEQNDRSLVLQLLFSEPGAEPPGAGTEPTAPPPALLLAGDLPSPGEERLLRRHPGLRAELLKVAHHGSAGSTSSAWLAALAPREAVLSVGPNPYGHPAAATLARLRAAGARLWRTDRDGAVVARLRTGAWRLSAAHPAAEAAEAAAAGGGGSGGIMGGEVRGR
- a CDS encoding competence/damage-inducible protein A, which encodes MRGEILSVGTELLLGEIVDTNAAWLATRLAELGVDCHWISQVGDNPGRIARLLELAWGRSELIVTSGGLGPTDDDVTREAVAAFLGEPLEVDAAELERQRALRRRLGLPAGNDRQARRIPSARFLPNPAGSAPGWWVEREGHLLVLLPGVPREMRAMWEQEVAPALAGRSGAVLRRRRLKLVGIGESAVAERLADLTPAANPSVATYAKAGGVEVRVAVKGPAGEAEERLREVEAEIRRRLGEYVWGADEERLEDVVAARLAAAPGDLGLGEAGTRGLLAATLAPLLPEVRLRAVEIRPAPAGDPRAEVERLAADLRRRAPGARLLLAALAREARTAPVPLGEVAAVALLDPEDEELAREAVRTVRPFSTAGPEQGAVLAALDLARRRLPAP